Proteins found in one Triticum urartu cultivar G1812 chromosome 4, Tu2.1, whole genome shotgun sequence genomic segment:
- the LOC125551484 gene encoding LOW QUALITY PROTEIN: protein HUA2-LIKE 2-like (The sequence of the model RefSeq protein was modified relative to this genomic sequence to represent the inferred CDS: substituted 2 bases at 2 genomic stop codons), which translates to MAPARRKRGASAAAAAAAAAAQWKVGDLVLAKMKGFPAWPAMISEPEQWGLPSVKNKRLVYFYGTKQIAFCNYAELEAFTEEKRRSLLAKRHGKGADFVRAVGEIIDVYDSLKKDNNKLDLTADEVKPGEENLGDSNSRLDTKDLAKSSNMCSDKKLEDHSVTARDRGLVTADAPSVTLVGSERCVVNSAPDGPTENISMLDEMRNIPLSASSFSKKKLRDAYSQNCYTRSRALALRMSRSSSSVVNRKVQGSCKLLGETSLASVDLVSDDNKEDLTVLKYPEHDKANSGTLSMLDEVCVHSSVGTFNQPGTPGASDCNKNLSSTAKVDNTCDSEASQNGASAIELKSNGASSFPMKSTVIFKRKRKPNRNWVPHATDCMTTNKDEEFEVELSGRLTDSPNSKNEFNKSDGDEHLPLVKRARVRMGRPQSVASPKTVGQIDVPNNRSGLAAPADHSVMHISNASSADQSSILNIPVLLGDGHSVWKNKEYQPRGLTLDVEAALPPSKRLHRALEAMSANVAETISSLPEERGSKQLILNGCVSAENSHSSKSADTVVTSPSRSGIIESLGSSGMQLMHSSTGQTHTSGSILQNKNVVVSMKLNEPALDVTQTIAVHDRLSSSRKPSYNDVSKLISYSSDTKPIGCPAFDVNRSDDRCGEPVDGPKFLLSDNNVNSDSVSRGDTVLASAINICDTTSSSSLATKSSSIQSDADTRTSEVHTFSALALKELNHRNLKDRCTSPDAMPMKELIAVAQARRFSRSTSFSDYFLNGKYISKPLVSTPLKEGQGQLSPSNQIDRSTSTNDSVHSRSRSDNPQENDVKKVARSNEANAARKAFGAFLGMLTRTKENIACATRLAIDCAKHGIAWEAIDIIVECMEKENLYKRVDLFFLIDSITQCSXNQKGGTGDVFPSVVQVVLPRLLYAAAPPGNSAWENRRQCLKVLKLWLERKTLPEYIIRHHIRELEVINEASFGSSRRPSRTERALNDPLRDNEGMLVDEYGSNAGFHIPNLICTKVLEDDEGSSSEDISFEAVTPEHEAPGVDEKGESQIPVEKHGLILXDVDGELEMEDVAPPSEAEASTRSQPERSDTCTPSYHHPSDNGPPLPNNWPPSPPPLPSSPPPVPVAQRTQLQATSQMASDPVGPHPAVATYNVQSQQPHSIVEHPHSMNLSVAPLQPPSFCNLGYGVHRNQIAPLNSTGPHGNFATPPAPYHGNNYHQRPTASMPNEGYHMQRPPPPPPSQFPHMPSEPNKRPQQWSNNSLSYPESHRYNGHDRYHHRHDSMHHGNDRRHHLNDITMISSHDR; encoded by the exons TGCTTTCTGCAACTATGCAGAACTGGAGGCGTTCACTGAGGAGAAAAGGAGGTCTTTACTTGCTAAGCGACATGGCAAAGGGGCTGATTTTGTAAGAGCAGTTGGTGAGATAATTGATGTTTACGATTCTTTGAAGAAAGATAATAACAAGCTTGATCTTACTGCCGATGAAGTGAAACCAGGTGAAGAAAATCTTGGTGATAGTAATAGCAGATTGGATACGAAAGATCTAGCTAAGAGCTCTAACATGTGTAGTGATAAAAAATTAGAAGACCATTCAGTCACTGCAAGAGATCGCGGCTTGGTCACTGCTGATGCGCCTTCTGTCACTTTAGTCGGGAGTGAGCGATGCGTTGTAAATTCTGCTCCTGACGGGCCCACAGAAAACATATCCATGCTTGACGAGATGAGGAATATCCCTTTGTCTGCTAGTTCATTTTCGAAAAAAAAGCTAAGGGATGCATACTCTCAGAACTGCTACACACGGAGTAGGGCTCTAGCTTTGCGGATGTCGAGAAGTTCATCGAGTGTTGTAAACAGAAAAGTTCAGGGTTCTTGTAAGCTTTTGGGTGAAACCAGTTTGGCTTCTGTTGATTTGGTTTCTGATGACAATAAGGAAGATTTGACTGTTCTTAAATACCCAGAGCATGACAAAGCGAACTCAGGCACCCTTTCTATGCTGGATGAGGTTTGTGTGCATTCAAGTGTAGGCACCTTCAATCAACCTGGAACTCCTGGGGCTAGTGACTGCAATAAAAATTTGTCTTCTACTGCTAAGGTAGATAATACCTGTGACAGTGAAGCATCTCAAAATGGAGCTTCAGCGATAGAATTAAAATCAAATGGTGCGTCAAGTTTTCCCATGAAGTCAACAGTAATTTTCAAGAGAAAAAGGAAGCCAAATAGAAACTGGGTTCCTCATGCTACAGATTGTATGACAACCAATAAGGACGAGGAATTCGAGGTTGAGTTGAGTGGAAGACTCACAGATTCTCCAAATTCAAAGAATGAATTTAATAAGTCAGACGGAGATGAACACTTGCCGTTGGTCAAAAGAGCAAGGGTTCGAATGGGAAGGCCTCAGTCAGTGGCTTCACCAAAGACAGTTGGCCAGATTGATGTCCCTAATAATAGATCAGGGCTTGCTGCACCTGCTGACCACTCTGTTATGCATATTAGCAATGCTTCTTCAGCTGACCAGTCATCCATATTAAACATACCTGTCCTGCTAGGGGATGGTCACTCTGTCTGGAAGAATAAAGAATACCAACCAAGGGGTTTAACATTGGATGTGGAAGCTGCTTTGCCACCATCAAAACGCCTCCATCGTGCTTTAGAAGCTATGTCTGCTAATGTTGCGGAAACTATTAGTAGTCTTCCTGAAGAGAGAGGATCAAAGCAGTTGATTCTAAATGGTTGTGTGTCTGCAGAAAACAGCCATTCTAGTAAATCGGCAGACACAGTAGTCACAAGCCCTAGCAGATCTGGAATAATTGAAAGCCTTGGATCATCAGGCATGCAATTAATGCATAGCTCAACAGGCCAAACACACACCTCAGGATCAATTTTACAGAATAAAAATGTAGTTGTTTCCATGAAACTGAATGAGCCTGCCCTTGATGTGACACAGACCATAGCTGTACATGATCGGTTATCATCTTCTCGGAAACCTAGCTATAATGATGTCTCCAAGCTAATCAGCTACAGTAGTGATACAAAACCAATCGGCTGCCCTGCTTTTGATGTTAACAGGAGTGATGACAGATGCGGTGAGCCAGTTGACGGGCCAAAGTTTCTTCTCTCTGATAATAATGTGAACAGTGATTCAGTATCACGTGGTGATACTGTTTTAGCATCAGCAATCAATATTTGTGATACCACAAGCTCCTCTTCATTGGCTACCAAGTCTTCTAGTATACAGTCTGATGCAGATACCCGAACATCTGAAGT GCACACCTTCTCAGCTTTGGCATTGAAAGAACTGAACCACAGAAACCTGAAGGATAGGTGCACGTCTCCAGATGCAATGCCTATGAAAGAACTCATTGCTGTTGCCCAAGCTAGAAGGTTCTCTCGGTCAACTTCCTTTTCAGATTACTTCTTGAACGGCAAGTATATTTCTAAACCTTTGGTCAGCACACCTCTTAAGGAAGGACAGGGACAGCTTTCACCTTCGAATCAGATAGACAGGTCCACCTCTACAAATGACAGTGTTCATTCTAGGAGTCGTTCTGATAACCCACAAGAGAATGATGTGAAAAAAGTAGCAAGGAGCAACGAGGCTAATGCAGCACGGAAGGCTTTTGGAGCTTTTCTTGGTATGCTGACAAGAACAAAAGAAAACATAGCATGTGCAACACGTCTTGCTATTGATTGCGCTAAACATGGCATTGCTTGGGAG GCGATTGATATTATTGTTGAATGCATGGAAAAGGAAAATTTATATAAGAGGGTGGACCTTTTCTTTCTTATTGATTCAATAACTCAATGCTCTTGAAATCAGAAAG GTGGAACTGGTGATGTATTCCCCTCCGTTGTTCAGGTGGTTCTGCCTCGTTTACTTTATGCCGCCGCACCTCCTGGAAATTCGGCATGGGAGAATCGAAGGCAATGTCTCAAG gttctgaaactttggCTTGAGAGGAAAACACTTCCAGAATACATCATTCGTCACCATATTAGAGAACTCGAGGTTATCAATGAGGCATCTTTTGGCAGCTCTCGCCGTCCTTCAAGGACAGAGAGAGCTTTAAATGACCCATTGCGTGATAACGAAGGAATGCTTGTTGATGAGTATGGGAG CAATGCTGGTTTTCACATACCAAACTTAATTTGCACGAAAGTACTTGAAGACGATGAAGGAAGCTCCTCTGAGGACATTAGTTTTGAAGCCGTCACGCCTGAACATGAGGCTCCAGGTGTTGATGAGAAGGGAGAATCTCAAATACCTGTAGAGAAGCATGGGCTCATCCTTTAAGATGTTGATGGCGAGCTTGAGATGGAGGATGTAGCTCCACCATCTGAAGCTGAAGCTAGTACCAGATCCCAACCAGAGCGAAGTGATACCTGCACACCATCTTATCACCATCCTTCAGATAACGGTCCTCCCCTCCCGAACAATTGGCCTCCATCACCCCCACCATTGCCATCATCTCCTCCACCTGTTCCCGTTGCTCAGAGAACGCAGTTGCAGGCAACTTCACAAATGGCATCTGATCCAGTTGGGCCGCATCCGGCAGTTGCTACTTAT AATGTTCAAAGTCAGCAGCCACATTCTATCGTGGAGCACCCACACAGCATGAATCTCTCGGTAGCTCCGTTGCAGCCTCCATCATTCTGCAATTTGGGATATGGCGTGCATCGAAATCAGATTGCACCACTCAATTCAACTGGACCTCATGGCAATTTCGCTACACCACCAGCACCATACCATGGAAATAACTACCATCAACGTCCCACTGCATCAATGCCTAATGAGGGATATCATATGCAGCGACCGCCCCCTCCGCCTCCAAGTCAATTCCCTCATATGCCATCAGAACCTAATAAAAGACCACAACAATGGAGTAATAACTCCTTGTCTTATCCTGAGAGCCATCGTTATAATGGGCATGATCGATATCATCACAGACATGATAGCATGCATCACGGGAATGATAGGAGACACCACTTGAATGATATCACCATGATATCATCACATGATCGATAG